The Paraburkholderia caffeinilytica genome segment CCGGATCGCGCAGTGTCGCAATCGTGACATCGTGGGCGCGCGGGCCGAAGCGGTATGCGTGCGTGAAATCGAAGAACTGGCCGAGACACCCGGCTGCGCTGAGACACAGCGTGCTGTGGCGCGCCAGCTCGACTGCGCGGCTGGCCGACGCGACCTTGACGCTGCCCTCGCGCAGGCAGACCAGATCCAGCTGTGCGTGCAACGGCCCGGCACCTTCGTTCAGCAGATGGATATCGAGGCCGTTGAGGCCTTCGTCGGTCATGACCAGCTGGATGGGTTGGAGCGTCCGCGCGAGGCCGTGCAGGGCGCTTTTGGGCCGTCCTGTGGCGTCGATCAAGCCCCAGCCCGCGCCGGGGCGCAGATCCTGAAGCTGCCAGACCAGCGCGCCGCCGCACGTCGAGCCGGCGCGCCGCCATTCGGCGAACACGTCGCCCATCAGGTCGGCGACCACGGCGCGCGACAGTTCCAGATAGCGCTCAGGGTCTTCGTAGCGCAAGCGCGCCGGCTCGATGCCGTAGAGCGTCTGAAGATAATGGTCGCGTACGTCGTCGAAATCCCAGCCGGCGCCGGGGTCGCGCGGCACGGCCGCTTTCCAGCGCGGGTCGTGCTGATGAAGCGTGCCCAGCGCGTCGCGCAAGGTGGCGTCGTCCGGCACGTTGGCGAACGCGAGGCATTCGGCGGCGAAGCGGACCTCGGCGCGGCGCACGTCGTCGAGCGGGCGTTGATACGCGCCCACGCCGTAGTAGTGCGTGACGCCCTCATTAGTTGAAAACGGCCACGCGCCGCCCGAGGGCGAGTTGCTCACATACGCTGCGTCCGGCCGTTCGCGTGCGGCGATGGCGCGGAGCTGTTCGGTAAAAAGTGGTTGCGCGCGCATCGAAGCAGGCAGGCCGAACATGGCCGCCTGCTGGTCGGCTTCGCTGCCGCCGCACAGCACCGCGAGCGATGCGAAGCGCCGTGTGCGGGCCAGAAACTGCGTCGCTTCGCGTTCGATGGAGGCGCTGAAGTCGGCATCGGTCGGGTAGTCGAAATTCGCCAGCGCGAAGTCCTGCCAGACGAGCAGGCCGTACTCGTCGGCGAGCGCGTAGAACGCGTTGGACTCGTAGACCATCGTGCCGCCTACCCGCAGCATGTTCATGCCGGCATCGCGGGCGAGCGAGAACGTCTGGCGCAGTTGCGCCTCGGTGCCGGTCAGCGTGACGAGATCCGCGCTCGTCCAGCAGGCGCCACGGCAAAACACCGGCGTGCCATTTACGCGCAACGCGAAGCCCATGCCGTTCGCGCCGCGCTCCACTTCTATGCTGCGAAAACCGACCGATCCCAACGAATGGGATATCGCGCTTTCGTCATCAAGCTGCAACGTCAGAGGATATAAGGTGGGTGCGCCGTGCGTGTGAGGCCACCAGCGTTCGGCATGCGGCACACGCACGCTGCCGTTCAGTGTATATGCATCCTTCCATTGCAAAGACGAAACACAGTCGCCGCATTTCAATGAAGCCGGGCACGTGTCGACGTCATGCGGATGCACGAAATGTAGCGTGAGCGAAACAATGCCGTCGTCGTCTTCGAGGCGGCTTGTCAGGTCGATCGTGTCGAACGCGTGCGGCGCGTCGCTCAACATTTCGATGGGCCGCCACGGACCGACCGCCTGCACCGATGGGCACCATCCGGGCATATGGCCGAGCAGGGTGGTCCGCACGTTGCGCAAGGTGGGCGGCGTGACAAGCCGCGGCCGCCAGCGGGCGCGCGAGCGTTTTGCCGCCAGTGCGGGCGTCAGCGAGCGAAAGCACAGCGCGAGTGTCGCGCTGCCGTGCAGATCGACGTCGAGATCGTGAGCGACGAACATCGAATCCGACTCGATGCGTTTGATTCCGTCGAGCCAGACTTCCGCGAGCGTGGCGAGGCCGTGCAGGCGCAACCGGCGTTTGCCGGTGCCGTTCAGCGTGAGCCGGTACCAGTGATCGTCGAAGGCGAGCGGCGGCGGATTCGCGATGTCCAGCAGGCCCGCGGCCCGGCGCGCGCCCGCCACCGTGCCGGGTACTTGCGCGGCGAGCCAGCCCTGCGCGGGCAAGTCGGCGGGGGAGGCGCATGCACCGGCCGGCGTGCTGACGCACTGCCAGCCGGTGTCGAGTTGCTGTGGCCAGAGGTCCTGGGATAGCGCCCGGGGCGCGGCAAGGTCAGTCGTCAGCGCATCCACGGCGATTCCCTGAAGCTCGTAACGAGCTCGTCACAGCACCAGCGCGGCAAGCGGCGGCAGCGTCTTTTCGTAGGCGCTTTCGAGCACGTCGAAACAGTCTTCACACGAATCGCGACGCCCACGCGCGATGGCCCGCACGAGCCGGAACTGCATCACCATCGACTCCGACGCGATACGCTGCGCCGCCGCCGGGATCGCCGCCGGCATCTCGAAGCCTTGCGCGGAAAGCCACAGCAGATACTTCGAGAGAAACTCGAAGTTCGCGCCGAGCTGCCGCATCAGGTTGAACGAGTACGGGTGAAAGAACGCCTCGCCACGTTCGAGCAGCGTATCGAGATGCGCAGGGAACGCGGCCCGCCACTGCGAGACCGGATTGGTCAGCGGCCGCCGGTTTAGATGCGCGCACAACAATTCCGCCGAGGCTTCGGCGAGCGCGGTGCCTTCCAGCGCGGGCCGCGCCTGTTTGGCGAATTCGACATACGGAAACAGCAGATCGGGCTGCTGCGCGAATTGCGGCAGCTTGCGAAACACGCCGTCGTAGTCTTCACCGTCGAGCAGGTGATAGCCGGTGTTGTGGAAATAGCCGAGGCGGCGTGCCGGGGGATCGATGAAGTCGATCCCCACCGTGGTTTTCGGATGTTCGCGCCGATACGACGTGGCCCGCGTATTCGGCAGATAATAGCCGTCCACTTCCACCAGCACGGTATGGCCGCGCAAGGTCTGCGCGAGTACGCGCGCTTCGAGCGAGTCGTAGATCGCCAGTTCCTGCACCTGGGTGCCGTACAGCCGTTCGAGGTCTTCGAGCGGGAATTTGAAGAACGTGAACTGATCGCCTTCGAAGTCCTGCGTGACGGTAAAGGCGAACGCCGCGCGCGGATCGAGCCCGAAGCCGTGCAGCAGTTCGATCCACAGGTCGACGTAGCAGTTGGTCTCCTGCCAGACGCGCTCGCCCTGATGCAGCGCGTGTGGCGCGTGCTGGCGCAGCGGCAGTGTGGGCACGTCCGCGCCGCTCTGAGCCGGCAGGTCGAGCCGGCGGGACATGGCGAAAGTGGACTGCGCGCCCTTCGGCAAGGGAGTCATGGATGGATTCATGCGCTGTCTCCGGCGCCCTCAACCGACACCGCGGAAGCCGCTTGCATGGACGCCATGCCCTGCGCCACGCGTGCTTCGGTGTCGCCCCACAGCAGCGCGCGCACATCGTCCGGCCATGCGTTGACGTCGAGCCCGTGATGACGGAATAGCGCAAGCGTAATGCGCTCCATGCCGAAACCCACGCAACCCGTATGCGCTACTGCGCCGTCTTCGCAGGCAATCTTCCAGATCGCGCCGAAGTGGTCCATGTGATAGTTGAACGAGAGGCACGCCGTCTTGCCGCGCGGGTCGGCCACCGGAATCAGCAGTTCGAACTTGAGCGCCTGGGCGCGCTGGCTATCGGCGACGATCTTGCCGCCGCGGCCGAAGAACGGATCGTTGGCGAGATCCACTTCCACCGGCAGTTGCAGCAGCGTGATCAGCAGCGAGCCGCGTTCGACCCACATCTGCCGGAACGCCATCACCTGTTCGGCGCTGCCGAGGCGCACGTATTCGCGCTGGCGGAACATCTGCATGCGGCCCGGATCGAGCGAGGGCTCGTGGCGGAAGCAATACGACAGCACGTCGATGGTGCGGCCGTCGGCGGGCAGCGGGCCGCGCCGCGCCATTACCGGATAGATCGGATAGCAGGCGGCCGGCGTCAGCACCACGCGGGTCGGTTTCTGCTGCGCCATCCATTCTTCGCTGCGATCGTCGTCGCTTTCGATCATCGCGTCGTCGAGTGCGCGCAACAGGCGCTGGTGGCCCATGTCGTTGCCGCAGAACGAATGGATCGTGCCGGCGAGGTTCGGGAAGCTCTTCAGATATTCACTGTCTTCGAAATCGGTGCGGCGCATGGCGGGCGGAAAGCGCAGTACTTCAGGCTGCTGGTCCGCGCCGAGATGCGCGATCGCCACGTTCAGGCGCTCCACCACGTCTTCGAAAACCTGGCTGCGGCCGTACAGGCCGTTTTCGCCGGTATCGATCAGGAGGCCCGCGGCCAGCAGTTCGTCGCGGAAGGCCGGCGCCGCAGGTTCGGCCGCGGCCAGCGCGGCGGTATCGGTCATCGTGTTCATATCAGGCTCTCCCCGGGGCGGCAGGACGCTGCGCGAGCAACAGGCTCGCCGTGTTCTGCGCGATACGGTCGTTGTTGATCATCAGCGGCGCGGAGTAGAGGTCGCGCAGATGCCGTCCCACGCTGTATTCCGTGCCGTTCTTGTAGCCTGCCATGCCGCAGATCATCAGCACTTCCTGCACGACTTGCAGGGCGGTGGTCGAGATGCTGGTCTTCAGCGTATTCATGTCCGAAGCGAAGCCGAGCATGGCCGAGAGCGGCGCGTCGGCCTGGCAGCCGCCGTGTTTCGCGTGGTGGGCGGTGCGCGCTGCTTCGAGTGCGACGGACAGGCGCGCCTGCATCATCTGCAGCAGGCCGACCGCTTCGGCGAGGCGCAGACCGGCCGGCGGAATCGAGCCGGGTTTCGAGCGGGCCTGCGCACGAAAGAAGGCTTTCGCGCGATTCACCGCGTCGCTGGCCACGCCGGTCCAGACCGAAGCCCACAGGGTGTGCGACACCGGCAGCATGGTCTGATCGGCGATATCGGCGAACGGCGTCGGCAGGATCTGCTCGGCGTGCCCCGTGGCGACAAGCCGGAAGCCCTCGCTGCAGGTGCCGCGCATGCCCATCGAATCCCAGCCGCCGCGCTTTTCCAGCTGCGTGTCTTCACGCAGCGCCACGATCAGCACCTGGTCGGCCGCGGCCGATTCGGCGGTGCGGCGCGCGGTGACCAGAATGCCGTCGGCGTGCGCGCCGTACGAAATCGTCGGGGCGAGCTTCTCGATGCGAAAGCGCTGGTGGCCCGGCTCTCCGTCGAGTTCGACCGAGCAGGCGCTGGTGCGCATGTTGCCGCCAATGGTTTCTTCAGACGTAGCCGACGCCAGCAGCCATTGATGTTCGACCAGTTGCGCGAGCAACTGCCGGTGCCACGGCGCGTCGCTGCCATGCGCCTCGATGCAGGCCACCTGAATCTGATGCATCGCATACACCATCGCGGTCGACGCGCAGCCCTGCGCCAGCGTCTCGCAGATCGCGCCGACGTCCGCCAGCGAAAGACCCGCGCCCCCGAAGCCGGCAGGCACCATGGCCGAAAGCAGGCGTTCCCGTCGCAGCGCGTCGAACGCTTCGGCTGGGAAACGCGCTTCGCGATCGACCGCATCGGCGTATTGCGCGGCAACCGCGGCACAGCGCTGCGCCGCGGCGCGCCAGCCGGGTTCGAGCTCGACGGCGGCGAGTGCAAGCGGCGCGGCGGCATCCGTAGACGATATCTCCGTCGTCGGCGGCGCCGAGGCGGCTTCGTGTAGCAGAGGCGCGTTCATGCCGCCGCCTTCGCCTGTTGCAATTCGGTGACCGCGGCGGCCATCGAATCGATGCTCGAAAAGAGGCGGCGCGTCAGCATGCGGTCGGGAATCTCGATGCCGAACTCGTCTTCGATCGCCAGCATCAGGTGCACCGTCGCGAGCGAGGACAAGCCCGCTGCGTACAGATCGGCGTCGTCGGCCAGCGTATCGGGCGACACGTCAAGACGTGCCGATTCGGAAAGGATGCGTCGCAATGCGCTTTTCATAGTGATGTGCCCTCGTGTTGGGTCGAAATATTTCTCAACGAGCCGGTTCAAGCCGGTTCAATCCGGCTCAAGCGCCGCCGCGTTCCGTCGTTTCGTATTTAAGGATCGCGAAAGACTAGCGTCAGTGCGATGCCGCACGGAACCATGCGGTTTGCGGACGTACCGTGTAGCCATGCATGACAACGGAGCCTGCCTGTTGAGTCGGTCCATCGAGGGCTGACCTACTGAGCCCTGCTTCGTTAAACACACCGCTAGGGAACGTGATGAACTGGAAAACGCTGGAATTCGAACAGCTCACCGCGCGGGAGTTGTATGTGATATTGCGGGCGCGCAGTGCGGTCTTCGTGGTCGAACAATCGCATGTGCACCTGGACGCCGATGGCCACGACGAAACGTCATTGCATGTCTTCGCGGTCGAAGACATGTCGCGGCCGATGCCGATCCTGGCGTATGCCCGACTGCAACCGGGCGACGTCGAAGATCCGGAGATCGTCATCGACAAGGTGCTGACCAGCCCGCTGCGGCGCGGCGATGGCACCGCCGGATTGCTGATCGAACGGGTGCTGCATGCGATCGCCGAACACTGGCCTGGCCGTGCCGCGCGCGTCACGGCGCCGGTCGGATTGCGCGGCTTTTACGAGCAATTCGGCTTTCGCAAGACGGAAGGCCCGTATCTCGAACACGGCGAGCCGTTTATCGGGCTCACACGCCAGCCGCGCGCCGGCCAGCCGCTGTTCGGCAGTCTGCGCGGTGAACGCGACGGGTTCGCGTTCGTGAACACGTTCGAGTTGTTGTGACGATGCGCACGCCTGGCAAGGGATGTCGGGAGACGACCGCAAGCCGATCAATACGGCGGATGACCGCGAGCGTCGCGTGGCTGTCATGGCCGGGGGCCCAGCCATGATGAGCACACCTTCGACGATGTTGCGCCCGCCACCGCCGCCCGCGCCGCCCTCGTGGCCCACGCCGCCCGCGCAGCCGGCGTCGCTTGCCGCACAGCCGTCGCGCGTGGCTGCCAGGGTGCGCGGCGGCATGCGCCATCCCACGTATCTGCCGATCGCGCTCTTCGCCATCACGCTGCTGCTGATCGTCATGCACCAGGGGCGCCTGGTCGAATTCTTCTACCCGGCCGCGTCGTTCCTGATTGCGTTGCGCTTCTACCGGCGCTCACCCGCGCACTATCTCGGTTTCGTGTGCTGGCTGTTCTTTCTCTCGCCGGAGGTGCGGCGGCTCGCGGACTTCGTGAGCGGCTCGTTCAATCCGAAAAGCCCGGTGATGATCGCCCCGATGCTCGCGGTCGCGCTGTCCGGATGCGCGCTCATCACGAATTTCCGTGCGCTCGGGCAGCGCCGCACCATGCCGCTCATGCTGATCGTGCTCGCGCTGTTCTATTCGTACCTGGTCGGCATGGTGCAGGTGGGGCCGGCCGCGGCGACGTTCACGCTGGTGAACTGGCTGTTTCCGGTGCTGGTGGCGTTTCGTCTCGTTGTCACCTGGCAGGACTATCCGGACTATCACCGCGTGCTGCTCAAGACGTTTGTCTACGGCGGTTTGGTGATGGGCCTCTATGGCGTGATCGAGTATCTGTCGCCGCCGCCGTGGGACGTCTTCTGGCTGATCGCCTCGCAGATGGAGTCCGAAGGGCACCCGGTGCCGTTCGGGATGCGCGTGAGCAGCACGATGAACTCGTCCGGCCCGTTTTCGCAGACGATCATGGCCGTGCTGCTGATGTCGCTCGCGGCACGTGGCAGGATGCGCGTCGCCACCGGACTGGTGGGCATCCCGGCGTTGATGTTCACCTCGGTACGTAGTGCGTGGGGCGGTCTCGCGATCGGCCTCGTGTATCCGCTGACCATGCTTGACGGTCGCAGCCGGATACGGCTGATCGGCGGGGTACTGGGTTTTGCGATGCTGTGTGCGCCGCTTGCGATGGTCGATCAGGTCTCGGACAACTTCATGCAGCGATTCAACACAATCCAGGACCTCGGTCACGACAATAGCTACCAGGTCCGTGCGGAGCTCTACAAGCAGTTCATGTCGGTGGCGTTGACCGACATCGCCGGGCAGGGACTCGGCATGACCGGGCTCGGCACCAAGCTTTCGAGCGACGATTCGCTTCAGTTGACCGTGGTCTTCGATAGCGGTCTGCTGGAGGTGCCGTTCGTGATGGGATGGCCGGGTACGCTGCTGTACACGACCGGCATTGTGATGCTGCTGTGGCGGGCCTTCCGGGCAAGCCGTCAGCGCGCGAGAGACCGCTTTGCGATTTCCGGCGTTGGCGTAGCGATCGCGATGTTCGCAATGATGGTGTTCGTCAATACCTTGATCGGGCTGCCGGGGATGTTCTTTTTCGTCGGCGTGATACTGCCGGTTATCGGTCTGCGTCACGCGCGGGAGGCACACGCTGCCGCGCCGGCTGCGTCGGTGCGACGCGCGGAGGGAGGGCGATGAGCGGCAACCCGATGCGCATACTGATCGTGACGCACCAGGTAACGAAGAATGACGGCCAGGGGCGCGTCAACTACGAAATTGCCCGCGCGGCGCTCGCGGCCGGACATGCGGTGACGCTGCTCGCATCGCGCGCCGCGCCGGAGTTGGTGAATCATCCCCGTGCGCGGTTCGTGAAGATCGGCGAGAGCCGGCTGCCGACGCGCCTGATCCAGTATCAGGTTTTCGCGTGGCGTAGCGGTGCGTGGATCCGCGCGCACCGACAGGCGTTCGATGTGATCCATGTGAACGGTTTCATTGCATGGGCCCGCGCCGACGTGAACGCGGTTCACTTCGTACACGACGGCTGGTACCGCTGCGGCTTCTATCCGTTCCGTTTCTTCCATGGCCCGTATCACGCGTATCAGGTCGTCTACACGTGGCTCAACGCACGCTGTGAAAAGTGGGCGTTCCGGCATGCCGACGTCGTCGTGCCGGTATCGGAGAAAATCGGCGCCGAGGTGCGCTCGCTCGGTATCGACACAGCGCGGCTTCAGGTGATCTACAACGGCGTCGATATCGATGAATTTGCGCCCGGTGCGTCGCAGCGCGAGCGTTTCGGCTTGCCGCAAGCGCCGTTCATGCTGTTGTTCGCCGGCGATCTGCGCGTGTCGCGCAAGAATCTCGACACGGTGTTGCGGGCACTCGCCGCGACGCCCGCGCATGTGCATCTGGTGGTTGCCGGGATTCTGCGCAACAGTCCGTATCCCGCGCTGGCTGCGTCGCTCGGACTCGAGCAACGTGTGCACTTTACCGATCTGGTCAAGGATATGCCCGCGCTGATGCGTTCGGTCGATGCGTTTGTGTTTCCGTCGCGCTACGAGCCATTGGGGCTGGTACTGCTCGAGGCGCTGGCGGCGGCGTTGCCGGTTGTCACCGTACGGACGGCGGGTGGTGCCGAAGTGATCGCACCCGACTGCGGCATCGTACTCGAGCATCCGGACGACGGCGTCGCTCTAGCCGCGGCGATCATGCGCCTTGCCGACGATCGCGCACGTGCGCGGCAGATGGGGCTCGCCGCGCGCGAACTGGCTGGAACGCTCAGTTGGCAGGCGATGGCGAGCCGCTACCTGTCACTCTATGAACGGCTCGCCGCACGACGTGCGGCGAGCGCGATGGCGACCCCACGCGCCACGGTATCGGCGGAATCATGAGCGCATCGATCGACTCGCTGCAGATCGGCATGCATTGGTTCGACGAACGGCCGGGCGGGCTTGACCGTATGTTCCTGGCGTTGATCGAGTCTCTGCCTGCACAAGGCGTCAGTGTGCGCGGGCTGGTTGCCGGCACGCCCGGCGTGTTCGAGGCGTCGGGCGGCCGCGTGCACGCTTTCGCACCGGCAAACGCGCAGCTCGGCCGACGTCTGTGGCATGCGCGCGCGCAGTCGCGCAAGCTCAGGGACGCGCGCATGCCCGATGTTGTCGCCACGCATTTCGCGCTCTATGCCGCGCCGACCGTGGGCGTGTTCAGCGGTGTGCCCAGAGTCGTGCATTTTCATGGACCGTGGGCCTCGGAGTCGGGAATGGAAGGTCGCGGGCGGCTGTCACGCGTGACACGTCATGCGCTCGAACGCATCGTGTATCGAGGCGGAACGCGTCATATCGTACTGTCGCATGCGTTCGCCGACATTCTGCGCACCCGGTACGGTGTGCGCGAGGACGATATTCGCGTGGTGCCCGGCTGCGTCGACGTCGACCGTTTCAATACGCGCCTCAGCAAACGGCAGGCGCGCAAGCGCCTTGGCTTGCCGCAAGACCGGCCCTTGCTGTTCTGCGTCCGGCGGCTGGTGTCGCGCATGGGACTCGAAGACCTGATCGACGCGATGTTCGTGGTCAAGCAGGCCGTACCTGACGTACTGCTGACGATTGCCGGGAAAGGGCCGCTTGAGCCGCAGTTGCATGCCCGCATCGTCGCGCGGGGACTGGAGCGGCATGTGCAGCTTGCCGGTTTCGTGGCCGACGCTGTGTTGCCGCTGTGGTATTGCGCGTCGGACGTGACGGTGGTGCCGACCGTGGCGCTCGAGGGCTTCGGACTGACGACGATCGAATCGCTCGCTGCCGGCACGCCCGTGCTGGTTACGCCAGTGGGTGGCTTGCCGGAAGCGGTTGAGCCGCTGTCGCCCGATCTGGTGCTCGCGTCGGGCGGATTTCAGGCGCTTGGCGGCGGCATAGCCGATGCCTTGCTGGGGACGCACGTATTGCCCGATGCGCAAGCTTGCCGGAATTATGCGCGGGCGCACTTCGATCATCCGGTGGTGGCGGCGCAGGTCGCGCGGATCTATCGCGAAGCGATAGACGCGTTCTGACGGCGCGAGGCGCTCATGCGACGCAACGCCCGACGAACGTTCGAACGGATCGCTTGCGCGGGCGCGGTGTTGCTGCCGGTGCTGGCGTTTTATGCTGCACTCGGGTCGGGTGAGGCCGCGCTCGGCCCGGCGGTATTTGCGCAAGCGGCGTCGGGGAGCGCCACCGGCGCCGGCGCGAACCCCGCACCGGTCTCCGTCGCCGCTCTCCCGTCGCTGTCCTATCGCACGTCGTGGATCGGCAACACGTGGGGCTACGCCAATCAACGTTGGGTACAGATCGACGTGCAGGCGCTCGCCGTCACGCCGGAAGGCGACGTGTACACGAATGCGCCGTGGGATGAAGGCGGCGGTGAGATCGGCCACTACCGCAACGGACAATTGATCGGCCACGGTGGGCAATCGCACGGCTGGGGAATGCTGGGCGGCGACGCGATCGCCGTGAACGGCGACTATGTGTTCGCAGCACAACTGGTCGTGAGTCTGGGCAACGGGATGGCGGCGCAAAAGCATCTGCCGCCCGAAGGGGTCGTGTGGTACGGCGTGTCGCGCCGCCGCCGTGCCGACTTTCGCGAGGGCGCGCCGTTCGAAGGCGAGGTGGATTGGCCCGGCAGTCCCCTCGCGTTCCGTGTGATTACCCAGTCGTCGAGTGCCGAGGACTACGCAATACGTGGTCTCGCCGTGGATTCGACCCGGCTCTACGTGTCGAATCAGCACGATAACCGCGTCGAGATCTTCGATGTGCGTTCGATGCAGCCCGTCGGCAACTTTCCGGTGCGCGAGCCGGGGCGGATCGCCGTCGCACCCGATGGCACGCTGTGGATCATTGAGCGCAGCCGCACAGACGGCGCTCGACGCGTCGCTCACCATGCACGCAATGGCGCGCTGCTGGGCATGCTGAGCTTGCCGCCCGGCGCCGAGCCGGCCGACCTGACGCTGGATTCGCGCGGCCGGCTGCTGGTCGCCGACAACGGTCCGCGCCAGCAGATCCTGATCTTCACCGCCATGCCGCCCGCGCCCGCAGGCGCTGCGCCGAGCGCCGCCAACGCCACACACGAGGAGGCTTCCATGCAGTTGTCAGCCACTCTGGGCGAAGCAGGCGGTATCTACGCGGGCCGTGCCGGCGCGCCGGGACCGTTGCGCTTCAATGGGCTGACGGGTGTGGGTGTCGATGGCGCGGGCAATGTGTACGTGTCGATGAACGGTGCGGGACCGCGCGGCTTCGTGCCCGGCCCGGGCAACACCGATGGCGCGCTGATCGAGAGCTATACGCCCGACGGCAAGCGGCGTTTCAGCCTGCAAGGGCTGCTGTTCGTCGATGGCGCGCAGTTCGTCGACGGCGATCCGCCGTCCGTGTATAGCGGCACCAAACGCTTCACGCTCGACCTGTCTCGTCCGACCGGGCAGGAATGGTCGTATGCCGGCTATACCGTCGACCGTTTCCGCTATCCGTATGACCCGTTCCTCAATCTGCGGCAGGGACAGCGTGGCATGCCGCTCGTGCGCGATATCGACGGACGGCGCCTGCTTTACACCGTCGACATGAACGGCACCTGGCTGCGCATCTATCGTTTCGCGGCCGACCGGGAGACAGCGATTCCGTCGGGCTTTGTCACGCCGTCGCATGTCGACGGCGCATGGCCGCCCAACCAGCCGCCCCATGGCGGATGGATCTGGCGTGATACGGCGGGCCAGGGCCGCTTCGCCGCGAGCGACTTCGATCAGGACATGGCGCGAGACGATGGGCCGCCGATGTCCGGCTGGTGGGTCGACAGCGCGGGCGCGATCTGGCAGGGCACCCAATCGCAAGGCATTCGCCGCTTTCCGCTGCAAGGATTCGACCGCATCGGCAATCCGGTCTACCGATACGCGGCGATGCAGCGCTACGCGATGCCCGCGCCTTTTAACCGGATCGCGCGCCTGAACTACTTTCCCGCCGACGACACGATGTTCATCTCCGGTTCGACCCGCGAGCATCCGTTCGTCGAATACAACTGGAATGGCGCCGGCTCGTTGCTCGCGCGCTACGACCACTGGACCAGCGGCAAGCCGACGTTGCGTTACGCGATCGAGCTGCCCGACGAAGGGCCGCCCACGGCCCTATCGTTGAACGGCTTTGCCGTCGCCGGCGACTATCTCTTCGGCGTCGAAACCGAGACCGCCGTCGTGCGCGTCTACGAGCGCGACACCGGGCGCGAAGCGGGGCGCCTGAAACCGGGTCCCGAAGTCGGCGCGGCCAGCGGCTGGATCGATTCGGCGATGCCGATTACCGCGCACCGGCTTGCGAGCGGCGAATACCTCGTGTTCGTCGAAGAAGACGCGCATGGCAAGGCGCTGATGTACCGCTTCAAGCCTGCGGCCCGCGCGCTGACGAGCACCTCGATCAATCACAACTGAGCTCGCATCGATATGAAAATCGTCCACCTTGCCAATCACGCGCAGAACGTCGGCAACGGCATCGTCAACATGATGGTCGACCTCGCCTGCATGCAGGCGAAGGCCGGTCATGAGGTGACGGTCGCTTCGTCGGGCGGCGGTTTTGAGGCCTTGCTCGAACAGCACGGCGTGCGTCATGTGTTGCTGCCGCAATCGCGCCAGCCGTGGCGGGTGCCGTCGATGCTGGCGGGCTTCAACCGCTTGCTCGCGCAGTGCGATCCGGATGTGGTGCACGCGCACATGATGACGGGAGCGTTGATCGCGCGCTTCGGCGCCGTGCGGCGGCGCTATGTGCTGGTCACGACTGTGCATAACGAATTCCAGAAGAGCGCCTCGCTGATGCGCTTCGGCGATCGCGTCGTGGCGGTCAGCAAGTCGGTGGCGGCGTCGATGGCGGTGCGCGGAGTGCC includes the following:
- a CDS encoding O-antigen ligase family protein yields the protein MMSTPSTMLRPPPPPAPPSWPTPPAQPASLAAQPSRVAARVRGGMRHPTYLPIALFAITLLLIVMHQGRLVEFFYPAASFLIALRFYRRSPAHYLGFVCWLFFLSPEVRRLADFVSGSFNPKSPVMIAPMLAVALSGCALITNFRALGQRRTMPLMLIVLALFYSYLVGMVQVGPAAATFTLVNWLFPVLVAFRLVVTWQDYPDYHRVLLKTFVYGGLVMGLYGVIEYLSPPPWDVFWLIASQMESEGHPVPFGMRVSSTMNSSGPFSQTIMAVLLMSLAARGRMRVATGLVGIPALMFTSVRSAWGGLAIGLVYPLTMLDGRSRIRLIGGVLGFAMLCAPLAMVDQVSDNFMQRFNTIQDLGHDNSYQVRAELYKQFMSVALTDIAGQGLGMTGLGTKLSSDDSLQLTVVFDSGLLEVPFVMGWPGTLLYTTGIVMLLWRAFRASRQRARDRFAISGVGVAIAMFAMMVFVNTLIGLPGMFFFVGVILPVIGLRHAREAHAAAPAASVRRAEGGR
- a CDS encoding glycosyltransferase family 4 protein, giving the protein MRILIVTHQVTKNDGQGRVNYEIARAALAAGHAVTLLASRAAPELVNHPRARFVKIGESRLPTRLIQYQVFAWRSGAWIRAHRQAFDVIHVNGFIAWARADVNAVHFVHDGWYRCGFYPFRFFHGPYHAYQVVYTWLNARCEKWAFRHADVVVPVSEKIGAEVRSLGIDTARLQVIYNGVDIDEFAPGASQRERFGLPQAPFMLLFAGDLRVSRKNLDTVLRALAATPAHVHLVVAGILRNSPYPALAASLGLEQRVHFTDLVKDMPALMRSVDAFVFPSRYEPLGLVLLEALAAALPVVTVRTAGGAEVIAPDCGIVLEHPDDGVALAAAIMRLADDRARARQMGLAARELAGTLSWQAMASRYLSLYERLAARRAASAMATPRATVSAES
- a CDS encoding glycosyltransferase family 4 protein is translated as MMSASIDSLQIGMHWFDERPGGLDRMFLALIESLPAQGVSVRGLVAGTPGVFEASGGRVHAFAPANAQLGRRLWHARAQSRKLRDARMPDVVATHFALYAAPTVGVFSGVPRVVHFHGPWASESGMEGRGRLSRVTRHALERIVYRGGTRHIVLSHAFADILRTRYGVREDDIRVVPGCVDVDRFNTRLSKRQARKRLGLPQDRPLLFCVRRLVSRMGLEDLIDAMFVVKQAVPDVLLTIAGKGPLEPQLHARIVARGLERHVQLAGFVADAVLPLWYCASDVTVVPTVALEGFGLTTIESLAAGTPVLVTPVGGLPEAVEPLSPDLVLASGGFQALGGGIADALLGTHVLPDAQACRNYARAHFDHPVVAAQVARIYREAIDAF